The Oncorhynchus masou masou isolate Uvic2021 chromosome 6, UVic_Omas_1.1, whole genome shotgun sequence genome has a window encoding:
- the LOC135542725 gene encoding eukaryotic translation initiation factor 5B-like, with translation MGKKQKKSGDDSAKDDGIDLDALAAEIEGAGASKEQGKGKAKKKKDKKKDDFDEDDILKELEELSLETTGAKGSKKPDATDEPESAAEPPPPTKAEKKKTRKGKRASLEDDDGDDEDVSGTADVEDEDKQKDKKTSAAPAAAAAGSDSEDDASRTRRKPKAGKKGGRKEASGEEEEDDDGGVRKGEGGGEDDSDDDDSVASQAGKKGKKKKGKAKADSEEEEEEEGTFKMKTAAQKKAEKKERDRKKKEEDRAKLKKQKEKEEEKEGSIEVAAVPKKEKEVVKKSEPAPTPAAAPTPAAAPTPAAAPTPAAAPTPAAAETGAAAEIEDQEGADPQGEEEEGIDKKGKKDKKKKKGDKEKEKEEKKKGPSKATVKAMQEALAHMKEEEERAKKEEEENLRRLEEQEAQRLEQERLEQERKEKKKQKEKERKERLKKEGKLLTKAQKEARARAEATLELLKAQGIEVPSKDDSVPKKKPVYGDKRKKKPQQAQTPEEISEVMSPTSEMAEPIISPMAVETPKVAAEVEQKAESAVDDWEAIAETIDQDKELKTVHIEVKPETPKQHQQKPSSQPEEEDDDEEEDEEEEDDEEEESEEEEKESQRHTTQQVPATKRKGGKESSESSSDSDSDDDRTKEERIYDKAKKRIEKRRAENIKNINLDKLRSPVVCVLGHVDTGKTKILDKLRHTHVQDGEAGGITQQIGATNVPLEAIVEQTKMVKNFNNEAIKIPGMLIIDTPGHESFSNLRNRGSSLCDIAILVVDIMHGLEPQTLESINLLKEKKCPFIVALNKIDRLYDWKKSPDTDVVATLKKQKKNTKDEFDERAKAVIVEFAQQGLNAALFHENKDPRTFVSLVPTSAHSGDGMGNLIALLVELTQTMLARRLAHCDELRAQVMEVKALPGMGTTIDVILINGVLREGMTVIVPGVEGPIVTQIRGLLLPPPMKELRVKNQYEKHKEVCTAQGVKILGKDLEKTLAGLPLLVAHKEDEVAVLRDELVRELKQTLNSIKLEEKGVYVQASTLGSLEALLEFLRVSKVPYAGINIGPVHKKDVMKASTMLEHDPQYATILAFDVKVERDSQEMADSLGVRVFSAEIIYHLFDAFTKYREDYKKAKQDEFKHIAVFPTKLKILPQFIFNSRDPIVMGVNVEAGVLRQGTPLCVPSKGFVDIGIVTSIEINHKMVDSAKKGQEICIKIEPIPGEAPKMFGRHFEATDILVSKITRASIDALKNWFRDEMGKSDWQLIMELKKTFEII, from the exons TGCCAAAGACGATGGCATCGACCTTGACGCCCTAGCAGCAGAAATCGAAGGAGCGGGAGCCTCCAAGGAGCAAGGTAAAGGAAAGGCTAAGAAGAAGAAAGACAAAAAGAAAGATGATTTTGA TGAAGACGACATCCTGAAGGAGCTGGAGGAACTGTCTCTTGAAACCACAGGAGCTAAAGGCAGCAAG AAACCAGACGCCACAGACGAGCCGGAGAGTGCCGCCGAGCCCCCGCCGCCCACCAAAGCGGAGAAGAAGAAGACGCGGAAGGGCAAGCGAGCCAGCCTGGAGGATGACGACGGGGATGACGAAGACGTTTCGGGTACGGCTGACGTGGAAGACGAAGACAAGCAGAAGGACAAGAAGACGTCTGCTGCccccgctgctgctgctgctggctcaGACTCAGAGGACGACGCCTCACGGACCCGGAGGAAACCCAAGGCAGGGAAGAAGGGAGGCCGCAAGGAGGCCTCGggcgaggaagaggaggatgacgaTGGAGgtgtgaggaaaggagaggggggaggggaggatgatTCAGATGATGATGACTCGGTGGCGTCGCAGGCCGGAAAGAAAGGCAAGAAGAAGAAGGGCAAAGCCAAGGCAGAcagtgaagaagaggaagaggaggagggaaccttCAAGATGAAGACGGCAGCTCAGAAGAAggcagagaagaaggagagagaccgcaagaagaaagaggaggacaggGCTAAGCTGAAGAagcagaaggagaaggaggaggagaaagaggggagtatTGAGGTTGCAGCAGTGCctaagaaagagaaagaggtagTGAAGAAGAGTGagccagccccaaccccagcagcagccccaaccccagcagcagccccaaccccagcagcagccccaaccccagcagcagccccaaccccagcagcagcagagacaggGGCAGCAGCAGAGATTGAAGATCAGGAAGGGGCTGATCCTCAAGGAGAGG AAGAGGAAGGGATAGACAAGAAGGGCAAGAaagacaagaagaagaagaagggggacaaggagaaagagaaagaggagaagaagaagggacCCAGCAAGGCCACAGTGAAAGCCATGCAGGAGGCTCTGGCTCAcatgaaggaggaagaggagcgcgccaagaaggaggaagaggagaacctGCGTCGCCTGGAAGAGCAGGAGGCTCAGAGACTGGAGCAg GAGCGTCTGGAACAGGAGCGCaaggagaagaagaaacagaaggagaaagagaggaaggagaggctgAAGAAGGAGGGCAAACTGCTGACCAAAGCCCAGAAAGAGGCCCGGGCCAGGGCAGAGGCCACACTTGAACTCCTGAAGGCCCAGGGTATTGAAGTGCCATCCAAAGACGACTCGGTGCCAAAGAAGAAGCCAGTGTACGGAGACAAGAGGAAAAAGAAGCCCCAACAAGCACAGACCCCTGAAG AGATCTCAGAGGTCATGTCACCCACGTCGGAGATGGCAGAGCCAATCATCTCACCGATGGCGGTGGAAACTCCCAAAGTAGCAGCAG AGGTAGAGCAGAAAGCTGAGTCTGCAGTTGATGACTGGGAGGCTATCGCTGAGACCATCGATCAGGACAAAG AGCTGAAGACGGTCCACATCGAGGTGAAGCCAGAGACGCCAAAGCAGCACCAACAGAAACCCTCGTCACAGCCGGAGGAAGAGGACGACGACGAGGaagaggacgaggaggaagaggatgacgaagaggaggagagtgaggaggaagagaaggagagtcagcGTCACACAACGCAGCAGGTCCCAGCCActaagaggaagggagggaaggagagctcAGAGTCCAGTAGTGACAGCGACTCCGATGACGATCGCACTAAAGAGGAGCGGATCTACGACAAGGCCAAGAAGCGTATTGAG AAACGGCGAGCAGAGAACATAAAGAACATAAACCTGGACAAGCTCCGCTCCCCCGTCGTCTGTGTACTGGGCCACGTAGACACAGGCAAGACCAAGATCCTGGACAAGCTGAGGCATACACACGTACAGGACGGAGAGGCTGGAGGGATCACCCAACAGATCGGAGCCACTAACGTACCGCTGGAGGCCATCGTAGAGCAGACCAAGATGGTGAAGAAT TTCAACAACGAGGCCATTAAAATCCCAGGAATGCTGATCATCGACACCCCAGGCCACGAGTCTTTCAG tAACCTGAGGAACCGGGGCAGCTCTCTGTGTGACATAGCCATCCTGGTGGTGGACATCATGCACGGCCTGGAGCCTCAGACCCTGGAGTCCATCAACCTGCTCAAGGAGAAGAAGTGTCCCTTCATTGTAGCACTTAACAAG ATTGACCGTCTGTACGACTGGAAAAAGAGTCCGGACACAGACGTGGTGGCCACActgaagaagcagaagaagaacaCCAAGGATGAGTTTGACGAGAGGGCCAAAGCTGTCATCGTTGAGTTCGCCCAGCAG GGTCTGAACGCAGCCCTCTTCCATGAGAACAAGGACCCGAGGACCTTTGTGTCTCTGGTGCCCACCTCGGCCCACTCTGGAGACGGCATGGGCAACCTGATCGCTCTGCTGGTGGAGCTCACCCAGACCATGCTGGCACGACGCCTGGCACACTGCGACGAGCTCAGGGCTCAGGTCATGGAG GTGAAAGCCCTGCCTGGTATGGGCACCACTATAGACGTGATCCTGATCAACGGGGTCCTCCGGGAGGGCATGACTGTCATCGTCCCGGGGGTGGAGGGACCCATCGTCACCCAGATCAGGGGGCTGCTGCTGCCTCCACCCATGAAGGAGCTCAGGGTCAAG AACCAGTATGAGAAGCATAAGGAGGTGTGTACGGCCCAGGGAGTGAAGATCCTGGGGAAAGATCTGGAGAAGACCCTGGCAGGGCTCCCCCTGCTAGTAGCCCACAAGGAGGATGAGGTGGCGGTGCTCAGG GATGAGCTGGTGCGGGAGCTGAAACAGACTCTGAACTCCATCAAACTGGAGGAGAAGGGTGTGTACGTACAGGCCTCCACTCTCGGATCCCTGGAAGCCTTGCTCGAGTTCCTACGAGTGTCCAAAGTGCCT TACGCTGGCATCAACATCGGTCCAGTCCACAAGAAAGACGTGATGAAAGCTTCCACTATGCTGGAGCATGACCCACA GTATGCAACGATCCTGGCGTTTGATGTGAAGGTGGAGAGGGACTCTCAGGAGATGGCTGATAGTCTGGGGGTCAGGGTGTTCAGCGCTGAGATCATCTACCACCTGTTTGATGCCTTCACCAAGTACAGAGAGGACTACAAGAAGGCCAAGCAGGATGAGTTCAA ACACATTGCCGTGTTCCCCACTAAGCTGAAGATCCTGCCTCAGTTCATCTTCAACTCTAGAGACCCCATAGTCATgggagtcaacgtggaggctggGGTCCTCAGACAGGGAACCCCACTCTGTGTACCCAGCaagggg TTTGTGGACATTGGCATCGTGACCAGCATTGAGATCAACCACAAGATGGTGGACAGTGCCAAGAAGGGCCAGGAGATCTGTATAAAGATCGAACCGATCCCCGGAGAAGCACCCAAGATGTTCGGCCGACACTTTGAGGCCACCGACATCCTCGTCAGCAAG atCACCAGAGCGTCCATCGATGCCCTGAAGAACTGGTTCAGAGACGAGATGGGCAAATCTGACTGGCAGCTCATCATGGAGCTCAAGAAGACTTTTGAAATCATCTGA